GCTCATTTACCCATAGTCCATGTCATTTACATGTGCAGTTGCTAGCTACAATACTTGGAAACCAAGATAACTGTATTCTTGCGATTTGTAATGCTTTGTTGTTTTATAATGATGTTGGCCTACTAACTGTCTGTCTTCCATCATGAACAGCAAATTGTAATACAATGTTCATTATCCACATTATATTGCCTAGTCACCATCTCGCATGACTTCTGAAGCTGCCACCTCTTGCGGATTTGAGCCTGTTGTGCCACGCGGCGGCGCACTTCTTCCTGAAACCGGCGAagactctcctctttctcccgtTGAATCTCCATCTGTAGCTCCTCAGTTAGCAGGGCACGAACCTGGCTCATGCGAAATAATAAGTCAACGGGTAAATATGCTAACTGCTACCTGTTCAAGTAGAATAACTGATGTACGGCTACACTTACATTTGGATGCTCATCCTGGCAGTCTTGTCCACTCTCCACCCAGGCGCCCACAGGTACAACTGCCTGATTCCTCTCGGCCAATACATTATTTCGATGACAATGTTTGCTTTGAGCATGTACTGTTATCCCACTAATTGAAACTTTGGTTGTGCCCTTTACTTTAGGATTGATAATAGGGGGCATGTTTCTAGCCAGATTGCTAACTATCCAGGCAACGTTTGCTAAGTTCtgagttaacgttagctagctacttctAAAACCAACCTAATACGTTTCACGGTGTGCAACAGCGTTGACATGAATATGAATTGTCCGGAGGGTTATAAATGATTTGTTAGTATCTGTGAACATGACCTTTCTTAAATACTGAAGTGTGTTTGGCTTCTCAACTGCCACAGGAGACGCTTCTTGTTGTTGGAGACGTAATAATAGTGCGACCATTTTTGCTCCGCCCACTTAATTTATTTGGGTTTCTTCTGGATTCGAGAATCTGAGATCTGAATGGTCGTACCAGGTGTCCATCAAAATTTAGTTTGAATCAAACATGCGCAGTCTAGCCTGCTCAAAACTTCCTCTCTGCTCAGAAGCACCCTAGGCATAAAAGTGAGTTGATTAAAATTATATTTATGCTGTTAGAATCTGTGGAACAGATGTATTCAACGTCTCCCTGTCTATTCCCTGTCCTCCACGATTAAAAGAGGGGCAATTATTTGATACATGGTAATAAAGCAGCAAAAAGTGGTGGACAGcatactaccattactactaaagGCCAGGCTTTTGTTTAGGTTATAAACCATTGACtaagcttgcacacacacactatacacacatcgcTGTCCTGATGCTCGTCTGCACTGCTGGGTCCATGGCCCGAGTCCACCTTCTCACCTGCTGTCGCAGCTGCCTATGTGTGTGAAGACACTTTTCCCAACTGCCTATGTGTGTGAAGACACTTTTCCCAACAGCCTATGTGTGTGAAGACACTTTTCCCAACTGCCTATGTGTGTGAAGACACTTTTCCCAACTGCCTATGTGTGTGAAGACACTTTTCCAGAGAGAGCGGGAATGTAAGCAGTGCATGTGCCAGCACCCAAGGCCCAGCTTTTGGTGTACCTGTCTAGACCATAGACGGTCTTCTCTGCGCTACAGTCCCCCTCTTCAGCTGTGTTACTCTCTCTGCACTGGTCAGCTACTAATACATTACATAAACCTCATGTCAAACTCTTCTTAGGTAGCTGAATCAAGCTGGATTGGTTTGAAATATATTTGCAGATACAGTAAATTGCTAATTTCCCTCTATGGAAATAGGCCGTTTGATTTAGGCCCACTGAAAAGTCCAAGTATACAATGACATAGTTTTCTCGTGAGAAAACATAGTAACAACACGAAATTGTTATCCAGGCATGTAATAATCGTTCCCTGTTCTTTGGACACATTTTCTAATGTCTTTACTCTCCAACGtatacattttttgtccattaaaataacatcaaattgatcataaatacattgttaatgttgtaaattactattgtagctggaaactgaacatttttttatggaatatctacaaaggcgtacagaggcccattatcagcaaccatcactcctgtgttccaatggcacgttgtgttagctaatccaagtttatcatttaaaggctagttgatcattagaaatccttttgcaattatgttagcacagctgaaaactgttgttctgattaaagaagcagtaCAACTGGCCTTCTATAGACAAGCTGAGTATCGtgcatcagaatttgtgggttcgattacaggctcaaaatgtccagaaacaaagaactttcttctgaaactcatcagtctattcttgttctgagaaatgaaggctattccatgcgagaaattgccaagaaactgaagatatcgTACAACGctttgtactactcccttcacagaacagtgcaaacgggctctaaccagatTAGAAAGAGGactgggaggccccagtgcacaactgagcaagaggacaagtacattagtgtctagtttgagaaatagtcctcaactggcagcttcattaaatagtacccggaaaacaccagtctcaacgtcaacagtgaagaggcgactccgggatgctggccttctaggcagaattgcaaagaaaaatccatatctcagactgaccaataaaaataaaataataagatgggcaaaagagcaCAGacatggattagctaacacaacgtgccactggaacacaggggtgatggttgctgataatgggcccctgtacacctatgtagatattccataaaaaagcAGCAGttcccagctacaatagtcatttacaacatgaacaatgtctacactgtatttgtgatcaatttgatgttattttaatggacaaaacaattagcttttctttcaaaaaacaaggacatttctaagtgaccccaaacttttgaacggtagtgtatatattgggatAGGTAGAATAATCACTTTCTTTCTTCTCCATGCCTCAACTACACAGCTGTAATGGTCACTGAACAGGCATACTATTGTCCTATGACTGTGAATCAGCAAACaaattatctgtgtgtgtgtgagaacagaaTGAGGAGCATTTGACAAAAAGGAACAAATGACATAAAGCTTGTACTGTACATCGTTGAAAGTATGTCCCCTCTGTTTTATTGCAGGGCACAAACATTCTCtgtggagagagatgaagagattgCATTTATGTCGACAACGATGGGTGCAGCCTACCACTGTCTGAAGAAGTCCCACATAAGCTAATGTTAAGGAAGTCACAGTGCTTGCTTAGCGAGTACTGTTTACTCCTGATTCGGCTCATACCAAGTCTGGAACCCAGGACCTCTACCTTGCTAACACCCCTGATCACCTTCCAGAAGCATCTTACCCTGTTGCGCCACCTAAAGGCTAGCTATTCGGCAGCACAAGTAGAGACATTTCAGGCTGAGGAGTGAGTATCACACATCGCCTTCTGCTACATTCACTCCCCAAACCCACTCCACAGCGACCCCATCATTGAGCTGAGATCAACTGATGATCCGGAACACGGCACCATTGTAAAATACGTCACACTGCTTGGTTATCGGGTACAGCTTCCTCCTGATTCACTCATACCGAGGCTCGAACCCAGGACCTCTGCCTCGCTATCACACGTAACTGCCCTCTCGAAGGGTCTTATATTGTCGCACCACTGAAAAAGTAGCTATTCAGCAGCGCAAGTGGAGGCACTTCAGGCTGAGTTTCACAGATTGCCATCTGCTAGACCAATTTATTTTTCCAATTAATTTCTGCATAGATAAATTGCAAAAATGCATGCTCACCTGAAGATGCAAATTGACAATATTGACGATAAAGTGTTtgaaacattcaaacattcactAAAGTTTCACTTTGAGTGAAACAAATGTATAAATGACAACCAATATTTCCTCCTCATCATGCCTTTAATTAATAAACATCTCTACTGATATGTACAATGTATCCTTTGATTTTCATAATAATTCTATGAATCTATACAAAGGAAAAACATTGAATGATTATTCAGCTATGATACCCAATAACAAAGAAAACGAGTTAAATTACAAACATCCACACAATACAAAATGTACCAACATATGAATAAATGGGTATCTTTAAAGAGAGGTTTTATACATTTGAGCAGGTCTTATGAATAGGACATAATATAATTGAAGAAAAAATAATCGGCTCACTAACGTGTCGTAACATAAAACCTAAACATGACTCATACAGTTGTGGAGGATGACAGTGTATTTACAAACATATTGAGATGATTAAGTGCTGTGTTGGGTTCTGAGACAAACATTACTGCACTATAACTTCATATAACATCtatttacatatatacatacagtcaCCATGTAAACACACAGATACATGTCTCTCTACAGCACCAAGGCATGGAGGGGGGAGGAACATGTTGACCAGGGGTAGACAACAGGAGACACACTGTGCCAGCTTTTTTTCTGGCCCAGCTTCACCACACCAGTGATGCCATATGGCATTCAAAATAACTTTTTACAAAGAAAAAATAACTCACTGTTTCAGGCCattttgttccgttttgtgcctAATGAATACAATCCTTTTTCAACTAGTCAAGGTTTTCAATTTAGACCAGATGTCTTATTGCTGGGCTGAAACATAAGTCTGCACACACTTCATCCCTCCAGGACTTGTAGATAGACAATCAAGGCTGAGTGGTACCGTTGCTCTCCAGTGTGGGGGTGGACTCTTCTAACTGACTGGCAGGCGGTATGCTCACTGGGGCGCCAAACATGTGCCCGGAGCATCGAGTGCggggtggggagggggtggaggactTGCTCTGCACCTTGTTGTGATGTGAAGGGGGGGAGCTGATCGGGGTGCGGGGGTACCTGCGAGAGGAGTGGGCGGGGGGTTCAGGGGAGCGTGAGGAGGGAgtcagggagctgctgtagccgGGGGGGCTGCTGGGTGGTTCAGAGGAGGGGCCAAGGCCCATGTTGCCGGGTGAGTCATGGTGGCCCTGAGGGAAATCCTACAACGAGGGAAACCAAGTCaatactcagacacacacacaatgctctgAACAGGTCCAAAACAATACATACTGGCTGTATTTTTTTCTACATTGAGATATTGTAGTCATCTTAACACCTGAATGAGGGTTGAGAAATAAAAACCTACAAGACAGTATCTCTGggatttttattgatttattaaattaaatgtattttttagcTATGTTTTGAGTCAGATACTGATGACAGCTTTTTTGTTATTTAAAGAGGTACCTCTTTGAGGATGTAGAGTGCCACTGGATTCTTGCGTTCATGTTCAGTCATCATTTTTGGTACAACGTCAACTGTAGAGGATGAAAAATACATTGGATGAAGACTTTTAGTGTAGCACAACAATTTATAATTCTTATAAATAACTAGGAAATATAAATACAATTAATTATTAGGTTCCTTACCTGCATGATTGATTGGGGAATAATCAGGGTGTTCTATTAAATGCCTTGGCAGTCCTGCCAAACCTCTGGGCTTCATTTGCTGTTTCTGCCGCTCTCTGCACAATAAACACACAATATACTGTACGTGAGAATCAACTGTGTGCTTCAATTATACAGTATAAAACTGTTTAAAACAACCTTGTTCATGTCAAATTTAGCATTTTGTCTATttaacactacagtatatcagTACAATTTTGAACAGAGCCTcgggggccctggtcaaaagtgtaCACTAAATATGGAAAAGGGTGCCTATAAAGGGTGCTATAAAATAGTAATTATTATTTTAATACAAATTTCACTAATAATTGTATAATTCAATAATTATTATCAAGTTAACTGGATTGCATTAATGAACTTGCCTATCAATATGCTTCTGCCATGTTACTAATCATCTTGCTGTATTCCCAACCAATAGGACCATGAACAGACCGAAGCATCCAGAAACATGTAGAGAGTGAGACAAAAGTGGCTCTTACTTCTTGGACGGCCCCCAGCAGGCGCACACCGTAACCAAGGTGATAAGGAGGAAAATACCCCCGGTGGAGAGAATGATGTAGAGGGAACTCCTCCCTGTTAGGGGAGGGTCAGGAGGGTAGGAGGGTCATAGgtgtttgtcccaaatggcacccttttccataTTTAGTGTacacttctgaccagggcccccgaggctctgttcaaaagtagtgcactatatagggaatagggtgctagttGGGACGCAGCCACATAGGAAAACAAACAGCACAGTAGAACTACTTAACAATATGTTGAAGCAGAATTACAGAATGTActtcctcccctgtcctcccacGCACACACTCATGTCTCTGTGATGTAGTCATGTACTGGATGTATAGCCAGTGATCAACTTCCCTCCCACTCATTATCTTTTTGCTGCTGGTACATTAGGCTACAGTTAGTATTGCCTTTTTTCACCCCTTCTCTGACATACAAGGACTTGCTTTTCAGTGAAGTATTTGTTGCACgccctgggcttgaaccagtgACAAGTAGGACTTTAGGGGAAAAGCGCTCTGAGATGACATTATGAAAATAATTTCAATTGATTTAGTGTGATTAGTGTGTACTTTCTAAAGTTGCCTATATAATGGGTTAAATAGCCAGAGATTATTACAGGAGTtatccagcctcatccctcaATTTTATAGCAAAGCATGTGGTAACGTTGCCGTTTGACCTAAAATCGGATTAAAGATTGTAACTGAATTGCCAATGGTTCAAGCCTATACTGCCACTGTATAGCCTACTGTAGACAGTGAGTTTGATGGGCAGGCTCTTCATGCTCCCAATAGGGTTCTCGACCGCGCATCCGTAGATGTCATCATCCACCATCAGCACCCGCACAATGGTCAAGAGCTTCTGGTCAGGTGACAGCTGCAGACGGGTCTCATTGGTCAACAGTTTCCCTCCTTTCTGCCAGCTGTACTTGGCATTGGTTCCGTTGTCATGGGAGCAGTTGAGGGTGAAGTGCTCGCTGAGCTCCAGTATTGAGGACGCCTCCATGTGGACGTACGGTCTGGATATGGGCTCTATGGAGAATAAGTATAGTAGTCAGACACGTCAAGATATGTCTCTTCCTTCTGGGCCAAAGGTTATACTGATATGATGGGTTAAAAAAATTAGCTCAGGTGTACATTAGCAACTTCTCAGGTGACCCTCATTGCAACAATGCCTTTACAAGAACAACATGGTTTGGACCATTGTCCCCTGCACTTTCCTTGACAATTCAGCCGAATTGTGTGAGAAATATGTATAAACAAAAAGGGAAAAAATCCTTTGGTTTTATCACGGACAATCCCAGCAGTTCCTACAAGCAAGTCATGTCATAAAGGACAAGTAAACTTATACTAAAATATGCATCAACCATCTCAATTgccctgaatcccccctcctccctctctgcagatgacttcgtcaaccattttgaaaagaaggtcgacgacatccgatcctcgtttgctaagtcaaacgacaccgctggttctgctcacactgccctaccctatgctctgacctctttctcccctctctctccagatgaaatctcgcgtcttgtgacggccggccgcccaacaacctgcccgcttgaccctatcccctcctctcttctccagaccatttccgaagaccttctcccttacctcacctcgcttatcaactcatccctgaccgctggctacgtcccttccgtcttcaagagagcgagagttgcaccccttctgaaaaaacctacactcgatccctctgatgtcaacaactacagaccagtatcccttctttcttttctctccaaaactcttgaacgtgccgtccttggccagctctcccgctatctctctcagaatgaccttcttgatccaaatcagtcaggtttcaagactagtcattcaactgagactgctcttctctgtatcacggaggcgctccgcactgctaaagctaactctctctcctctgctctcatccttctagacctatcggctgccttcgatactgtgaaccatcagatcctcctctccaccctctccgagttgggcatctccggcgcggcccacgcttggattgcgtcctacctgacaggtcgctcctaccaggtggcgtggcgagaatctgtctcctcaccacgcgctctcaccactggtgtccccagggctctgttctaggccctctcctattctcgctatacaccaagtcacttggctctgtcataacctcacatggtctctcctatcattgctatgcagacgacacacaattaatcttctcctttcccccttctgatgaccaggtggcgaatcgcatctctgcatgtctggcagacatatcagtgtggatgacggatcaccacctcaagctgaacctcggcaagacggagctgctcttcctcccggggaaggactgcccgttccatgatctcgccatcacggttgacaactccattgtgtcctcctcccagagcgctaagaaccttggcgtgatcctggacaacaaacaccctgtcgttctcaactaacatcaaggcggtggcccgttcctgtaggttcatgctctacaacatccgcagagtacgaccctgcctcacacagaaagcggcgcaggtcctcatccaggcacttgtcatctcccgtctggattactgcaactcgctgttggctgggctccctgcctgtgccattaaacccctacaactcatccagaacgccgcagcccgtctggtgttcaaccttcccaagttctctcacgtcaccccgctcctccgctctctccactggcttccagttgaagctcgcatccgctacaagaccatggtgcttgcctacggagctgtgaggggaacggcacctcagtacctccaggctctgatcaggccctacacccaaacaagggcactgcgttcatccacctctggcctgctcgcctccctaccactgaggaagtacagttcccgctcagcccagtcaaaactgttcgctgctctggcccccaatggtggaacaaactctctcacgacgccaggacagcggagtcaatcaccaccttccggagacacctgaaaccccacctctttaaggaatacctaggataggataaagtaatccttctcaccccccttaaaagatttagatgcactattgtaaagtggctgttccactggatgtcataaggtgaatgcaccaatttgtaagtcgctctggataagagcgtctgctaaatgacttaaatgtaatgtaaatgtaatgaatcgAGTGTCTTccctgagattggaaggttgggGGGTCAAGTCATACCAAAGACTCTAAAAATTGTACCCAAGACCCTGTGATAGACTAGCATCCTGTCCAAGGGGTTTACTTGTACGTCAAGCTGCCTCTGCtacagaatcaggagataggctCTTGCTTACACTATGGACCACATACCATCCACAGTCAGGTCGATACTCCCCTCTCCGGTGAAAGTATCATCCGTGATGGAGATCTCCACTTCATAGGTGCCCTCATCAGAgagtttgaggttgtggagtagGAGGGTGCCATTCTCAAACACCAGGATGCGGTCCCGGTACTCGGGCCTCAGGTTCCCAATGATCTCGGTGCCAATGGACTGGACCACGGTGACGGGCTTGTCGTCCCTCTTCAGCTGCCACTTGATGACTGGCGCGTCGGGGCTGGAGCTGCTGTAACGAACAGAGAGGAGTGCCTCCCCGCCCAACGTGCCCCGGATCAGAGAGCCAGGGCTGGTGATGTTGACTCCCTTGACACGTCCTGGACCCAGAGAAGATGGAACGGAGTCTATTTATTCAGGTTATACTGTATATTTAGCAGATTTCTATTCTATACACATCTCAGTTCATATGAATGGAACACGTGTTCCACCACTTACACGTATGTGTGACATGGATAAACTGATACATGCATTACACTGCAATAGGGTACAGGTGTACCCTACCTGCAATGCCATTTCAGCTTGCTACAAGTGTATTTTAAATAGGCCtagtgtaacagtgttgcttCCATCTCTTTtctcgccccaacctgggctcgaaccagggatcCTCTGTCAcctcaccgattgaaatgctagccatttcacaccggttacactaGCAAGCCATCCAACAAACAAGCTTTACCCAGATCGTGTACCCAAGGACACTTGGCACACTTCCCTCAGAGGTTGGTGGCGCCTTAATTGGGGGAGAccggctcgtggtaatggctggagtggaattacTGGAATGGTATCacatacatcaaacacatggtttccaagTGTTTGATGTAATTTCATTCGGTCTATTCCAGACAGTATTATgggccgtcctcccctcagcatctTCCTGTGGACCTTTCCTATTCCATTACACTGTGAAGGTTAGTATTCAGAAAAATATTGGGCTGTCCACAATCTCCACACCACCAATACCACCATCACAGTCGTGTCTAAACCGTCCTTGATTAAGTGACATGCTTCTATTCAAGCATTTGTGGCTAGAAGGCGTGACATTTTTAACAGGTCATTGTCTGGGTTATGCTAAGAATTATCTTAGCCCCTTAGCTAGTTCAACAACTTCACTACACGGCATATCTCAAACCGTCTAACTTATGTCCAACAGATTTTGCAGAAATTCTTTCAGAGTTGATTGACCAGAGGATTCTTTTTGATGGtaatagcctacatacagtatgtgatcaGAGTGGGCTTATAAAGTGAGAGCCAAAGGACTGTATAACTAGCTCTGCTGGCTGTTGTTGTGGGCGGCAGGCTGCTGATGACTCGACTGTGGGCACCGGGCCCCCTCCTCCACCGGGGCAGAGTGCGCTGCATGGAGCCTGTGTGGCAGCACTGCATCACCGTGGTAACGGCTCACAGTCCTCTTGGACGGCTGTGATGAGCTGACAAAAGGGGGGATTGTTTGGGCCAATTTCCTTCCTGGCAGCCCATGAAAGAGGCCTCAGAGCAACACAAGCTCCCCGATTGGCTGAGCCCAAAGACAGAGGGCCCCAGTGATTCTGCTGATGACAACACAACCGCAATGACATGACATAACCGCACCTCTAAAAGTACCAAGTATCATGTTTCTATGTTTGACTCTGCACACCTTTTTTCTATATCTCATATACAATTAGAATTATATATGTACAAAATGATCAATTCCTCGTATAGCTTTCCATTTATGCATCTAGGTCACACCTCAATAGCCTGAGCTCAGGTCCTTCTCCAACCTTTGGCAAACCTGCTGAACCAACCGGAAGACATCTGAGTAGCATAGTTTCCACATGGGCTCTACAGAGATCAAATACCATTGATATGAACTAAACAGCTTTTTGTACAGACCGAACGCCTAAACTCTCTAAAGTCTAAACAATATTTGCCGGTTTCCCAAACCCAGATTAAgcagtcctggactaaaaaccGTTCTCAATAGAGAATGTCCATTGAAAGTACATTTTACTCCAGGTTTGAATCTGGGTCCCATTGTGACTGCTTTCTGCCAAATAATATATCTTCATCAATCTATTTTTAAATCCACAGATTATGTATAGTTTTATGAGTGTCATCGGAGTGTAAGTGTCATCAGAGAGCAATAGTAATAAAAATACATACTGTGTGGCATTGTGAAGTCTATTTCAATGTTTTGAATAGTGTTTTTCAGAATATAAGCTAGTACACAACAAGGAAATGTTTATTTACTTGTTTGACATTGAAATTGTGTTTTATGTAATTGTTTTTGTAATTTATATGGTACCTATGCATATATGCTAAACAAATTAATTCAATAAATATTCTGAGACATTTAAATTCATAATAGGGGTCTAATAAGGGGCTGTTGAATGATTGACCGTCATGTTTTTTTATTGAATAGATGAATTTACATGAACGTATGTGTCCAACTTATCAGCCAAACAAATACGTCAGTCAGAAAACATGCTTAAACCAACCTACACTTGCCCACTCCACTCTAAATACTTCCCACCCACATTGTCTTAGCCTTGCAAGTGAACACTATACATTCCTTTAATAAGTCAGTACAGATGTGTTTTCTAAAAACAGGGGAAAGTTTCCCTTACCTGACTGAGGTGAGACAAGAAGACACCAGAGCAGCAAAAGTTGAGGAGCGGCTATGGCTTTGGAGAgatcctccctctctgccttcatctTGGGTCTAACGCTCTGTTACTCTCCAGGACAATTAGCATGATTTGTCCACTCTGGGCACCTCCCCCGAGAGAGCACACAGACATTCCTCCAAGGCAGGGCTCCACTAGGACTGGGTGCACTGCACAACAAAGCAACacaacagcagtgtgtgtgtgtgtttagtagaaCAATTGTACAGAAAATAAAGCACACATCTTGTTTATTTTCTGCACAATTCTGGATTTGTAGTTAGACTACTTTTAAATTGTGCATAGTAAGCTTCTAAGCATGAGTGAAATTCCAAGTGCAGCAATAAATACACAAATGTCCCTTTAGAACATCACTTAAGCTTATTCAAATACACTCCTGGAATGGAAATGGCCATATTGCGCTGACAATGCCATGGCAAGACctaggctgtttaggttttacCCTGGCCACTGAACGCTTATACTTTGAATCAGTCTGAAGCCACTTGTTGTTACTCTGTTCTCAGTATTAGGGTCATAGAGAGGAGGGCCATTCTCTAATGGTCCTGCTGAGTAAGGTCTGCATCTTAAATGGCATCCTTTCCCCTATAGTGTTATTTGGGCGTTggtaaaaaagtagtgcactataaagggaatagggttagggctgtggcggtcatgaaattttGTCAGCCTGTGATTGTCAAgaaaataactgccggtctcactgtaattgaccgttaattagcACAAACACATGTagtatctcctggcttccacgcatagcctacaagccactgatgcagacctgaTGCAGACATTTTAAAACGTCTATTAAATgaatttaatatagcctacaccatcacaataaattcattatttattttagacaggtctaaagaaacaggATATGAagaaatgtagtctatttcagaacaACATAATAGCATACTATGAGTTGtccttatcaaatcaaatgtatttacaaagctcttcttacatcaactgatgtcacaaagtgcagTACAGAATccaagcctaaaaccccaaaagaacctaggaagaaacctggagaggaatcaggctatgagtggtggccagtcctcttctggctgtgccagatggagattataacagaacatggccaagatgttcaaatgttcatagatgaccagcagtgtcaaataataattatcacagtggttgtcgagggtacaacagtatctctaccactcctgctgtctctagagagttgaaaatagCAGATCTggaacaggtagcacgtctggtgaaaaggtcagggttccataggcagaacagttgaaactggagcagcagcacggccaggtggactggggacagcaaggagtcatcaggccaagtagtcctgaggcatggtcctagggctcaggtcctccgagagagagaaagaaagaaatagagaaagagagaattagagagagcatacttaaattcacacaggacaccggataagacaagagaaatactccagatataacagactgaaccTAGCCCCCCGACATATAAACTAATGCAGCATAAatattggaggctgagacaggaggggtcaggagacactgtggccccatctgacgatacccccggatagggccaaacaggcagtATATAACtacacccactttgccaaagcacagcccccacaccactagagggatatcttcaaccaccaacttaccatcctg
The Oncorhynchus keta strain PuntledgeMale-10-30-2019 chromosome 11, Oket_V2, whole genome shotgun sequence genome window above contains:
- the hepacamb gene encoding hepatic and glial cell adhesion molecule b, with the translated sequence MKAEREDLSKAIAAPQLLLLWCLLVSPQSGRVKGVNITSPGSLIRGTLGGEALLSVRYSSSSPDAPVIKWQLKRDDKPVTVVQSIGTEIIGNLRPEYRDRILVFENGTLLLHNLKLSDEGTYEVEISITDDTFTGEGSIDLTVDEPISRPYVHMEASSILELSEHFTLNCSHDNGTNAKYSWQKGGKLLTNETRLQLSPDQKLLTIVRVLMVDDDIYGCAVENPIGSMKSLPIKLTVYRRSSLYIILSTGGIFLLITLVTVCACWGPSKKERQKQQMKPRGLAGLPRHLIEHPDYSPINHAVDVVPKMMTEHERKNPVALYILKEDFPQGHHDSPGNMGLGPSSEPPSSPPGYSSSLTPSSRSPEPPAHSSRRYPRTPISSPPSHHNKVQSKSSTPSPPRTRCSGHMFGAPVSIPPASQLEESTPTLESNGTTQP